Proteins from a genomic interval of Zingiber officinale cultivar Zhangliang chromosome 1B, Zo_v1.1, whole genome shotgun sequence:
- the LOC121986923 gene encoding uncharacterized protein LOC121986923 isoform X1, with protein sequence MDGSSRFRPPQGHLCPICSTPHFPFCQMPIQMPLAPHAFDHYHPEFRRFPPGPAPPFSHRPPLWDHRPPLQPPRLHPPETWGVNRAMEGEIFRPFIDPPQRFPQDEFLGGETSYKRMRVEEPPVGTPHLHPLFDRNGFVSGRISVEDARRLNLIRDHGKLNEELMQSKGEFLPDRFARAGSQSQPGDVRVDRVPDGSKFNSVGKSGLLLPLETISFSPNKVSRPSQFEGHQSFKEPSTSYGVERYAFRERLDFERMEVYDTHLGENRIGRCEKRYLAGGSDVQDYANTRHNQFDSSPNVIHDRHDVSFQQSGSYRDDVSMPNTRYNAAHVTDKLPFSVKRQQATHNTLNYLPRDQFEQNARNDFPEIHAPKDYPYALPNAKNPEQASYQLAREKSSYPAFGGPTESRFDLVIQQTDALGFPYEIKVPDICDTQRPLKPLNYPLSEESGSENFVVQGGFSNFSTIDGNGMSKNMGRMHTPGVQLSLPPSLPATHVPETSPLTAPPLALFPVLPITSIPTNRKYPDPHALPQSSDYI encoded by the coding sequence ATGGATGGATCTTCGAGGTTTCGGCCGCCGCAAGGGCACCTTTGCCCCATCTGTTCGACCCCCCACTTCCCTTTCTGCCAAATGCCGATCCAGATGCCACTGGCGCCCCATGCATTCGACCATTACCATCCTGAATTTCGCCGATTTCCTCCAGGTCCCGCTCCGCCGTTCTCGCACCGGCCTCCTTTATGGGACCACCGACCGCCGCTGCAGCCTCCGAGGCTGCACCCGCCAGAAACCTGGGGCGTGAATCGTGCCATGGAGGGGGAGATCTTCCGCCCTTTTATTGATCCGCCACAGCGGTTTCCGCAAGATGAGTTTTTGGGAGGAGAGACCTCATATAAAAGGATGCGAGTCGAAGAACCACCAGTGGGGACTCCCCACCTTCATCCATTATTCGATCGCAACGGGTTTGTTTCAGGGAGGATATCGGTGGAGGATGCACGCAGGCTTAATCTGATTCGAGATCATGGGAAACTGAATGAAGAGTTGATGCAATCTAAAGGCGAATTTCTGCCAGATCGATTTGCCCGTGCTGGATCACAGAGTCAACCAGGGGATGTCAGGGTAGATCGCGTCCCTGATGGCTCGAAGTTTAACTCGGTTGGAAAAAGTGGTTTACTTTTACCCCTagaaacaatttctttctcccCAAATAAAGTGTCGCGGCCAAGTCAATTTGAAGGGCATCAGAGTTTTAAAGAACCTTCGACTTCCTATGGGGTTGAGCGGTATGCGTTCCGTGAAAGACTAGATTTTGAAAGAATGGAGGTCTATGATACACATTTGGGTGAGAACAGGATTGGTCGTTGCGAGAAAAGATATTTGGCTGGTGGCTCAGACGTCCAGGACTATGCAAATACAAGACATAATCAATTCGATAGTTCCCCAAATGTAATACACGATAGGCACGATGTTTCTTTTCAGCAGAGCGGCAGCTATAGGGATGATGTCTCTATGCCCAATACTAGGTACAATGCAGCTCATGTCACTGACAAACTTCCTTTTTCTGTGAAGAGGCAGCAAGCTACACACAATACATTAAATTACTTACCACGAGACCAATTTGAACAGAATGCTCGCAATGATTTCCCAGAGATTCATGCACCAAAAGATTACCCTTATGCGCTGCCAAATGCTAAAAATCCTGAACAAGCAAGTTATCAACTTGCACGAGAGAAAAGTTCCTATCCAGCATTTGGAGGCCCTACAGAAAGCAGATTTGATCTAGTCATCCAACAAACAGATGCACTTGGATTTCCCTATGAAATTAAAGTTCCAGATATATGTGATACTCAAAGACCACTAAAACCACTAAATTATCCATTGTCAGAAGAGTCTGGTTCAGAGAACTTTGTTGTGCAAGGAGGTTTCTCTAACTTTTCTACTATTGATGGTAATGGCATGTCAAAAAATATGGGTCGAATGCATACACCTGGAGTACAACTTTCTTTGCCACCATCTCTTCCAGCTACTCATGTTCCAGAGACTTCACCACTGACTGCACCACCGCTAGCATTGTTTCCTGTCCTACCAATCACATCCATTCCTACGAATAGAAAATATCCTGATCCGCATGCTTTACCACAGTCTAGTGACTATATATAG